One Mycoavidus sp. HKI genomic region harbors:
- the dnaA gene encoding chromosomal replication initiator protein DnaA, with translation MNDFWQQCSTLLEQELPSQQYQTWIKPLSLLEFDIEASTLHIAAPNRFKLDWVKSQFSSRIADLARDFCCKPMAVHFVLDPKVARRASGATMANSVDSASVHQTAAADLTAQMTSLNPTTSETPIGQQKNSAAAGSGWSGSPLTNHESSGAPERSKLNPVLTFENFVTGKANQLARAAAIQVADNPAVSYNPLFLYGGVGLGKTHLIHAIGNQLRQQKVGARIRYIHAEQYVSDVVKAYQRKAFDEFKRYYHSLDLLLIDDIQFFSGKSRTQEEFFYAFEALVANKAQVIITSDTYPKEISGIDDRLISRFDSGLTVAVEPPELEMRVAILLRKAHSEGVDLSEDVAFFVAKHLRSNVRELEGALRKILAYSKFHGREITIELTKEALKDLLTVQNRQISVDNIQKTVADRYGIKIADMYSKKRPADIARARQIAMYLAKELTQKSLPEIGELFGGRDHTTVLHAVRKIADVRSKDALLNRELHVLEQTLKG, from the coding sequence ATGAATGATTTTTGGCAACAATGCTCCACTTTGTTGGAGCAAGAGCTTCCCTCCCAGCAATATCAGACGTGGATCAAACCACTCTCTTTGCTCGAATTTGATATTGAGGCAAGTACTCTGCATATTGCCGCACCAAACCGCTTTAAGCTCGATTGGGTAAAAAGCCAATTTTCTAGCCGTATCGCCGATCTGGCGCGAGATTTTTGTTGTAAACCAATGGCGGTACATTTTGTACTTGACCCCAAAGTCGCACGCCGGGCCAGCGGAGCAACCATGGCCAACTCCGTTGACTCCGCTTCTGTTCATCAGACAGCTGCCGCAGACCTTACAGCCCAGATGACATCACTTAACCCGACTACAAGTGAGACACCTATTGGCCAACAGAAAAACAGCGCAGCAGCAGGATCCGGATGGTCAGGTTCACCGCTTACCAATCACGAGAGCAGCGGTGCGCCAGAGCGCTCAAAATTGAACCCCGTGCTCACCTTTGAAAACTTTGTCACAGGCAAAGCCAATCAACTCGCGCGAGCCGCCGCCATTCAGGTTGCCGACAATCCTGCGGTTTCATACAATCCGCTTTTTCTATATGGTGGTGTAGGTCTGGGCAAAACACATTTGATTCATGCAATTGGCAACCAACTTAGGCAGCAAAAAGTGGGCGCGCGAATTCGCTACATTCATGCGGAGCAATATGTATCAGATGTTGTAAAGGCTTATCAGCGTAAAGCCTTCGATGAATTTAAGCGGTATTATCACTCGCTCGATCTTTTGCTAATTGATGATATTCAATTCTTTTCCGGCAAATCGCGCACCCAGGAAGAATTTTTCTATGCTTTCGAAGCGCTGGTTGCCAATAAAGCACAGGTTATTATCACCAGCGATACCTATCCCAAAGAAATCTCCGGCATAGACGACCGGCTCATTTCACGCTTTGACTCCGGCTTAACCGTGGCCGTTGAGCCGCCTGAGCTGGAGATGCGCGTGGCTATTTTGCTGCGCAAGGCGCATTCGGAAGGTGTTGATTTGTCAGAGGATGTCGCGTTTTTCGTGGCTAAACATTTACGCTCAAATGTGCGTGAACTCGAAGGCGCCCTACGCAAGATTCTTGCCTATTCAAAATTTCATGGCCGCGAAATTACTATCGAGCTGACTAAAGAAGCGCTCAAGGATTTGCTCACCGTGCAAAATCGGCAAATCTCCGTCGACAATATCCAGAAGACGGTCGCTGACCGTTATGGCATAAAAATAGCGGATATGTATTCAAAAAAACGTCCGGCAGATATTGCCCGCGCGCGCCAAATTGCGATGTATCTGGCCAAAGAGCTCACGCAAAAGAGCCTGCCCGAAATTGGCGAACTCTTTGGGGGGCGCGATCACACCACGGTTTTGCACGCCGTGCGCAAAATTGCGGATGTCCGCAGCAAAGATGCGCTGCTCAACCGTGAACTGCATGTATTAGAACAAACCCTGAAAGGTTGA
- the dnaN gene encoding DNA polymerase III subunit beta: protein MQLVKTEREKLLRPLQAVSGVVKRRSNTTLPILTNLLITKQGSEVSFLSTDLELQIMTRAELSSGTEQGATTVAALKLVDILRAMPDGEVSLNLSDKRLTVQSGKSRFALQTLPASDFPTISQNQAFDASITISQKAFRQLLGFVHFAMAQQDIRYYLNGMLLIVDGSQLMAVATDGHRLAFASTSVEGSFARQEVIIPRKTILELQRLLEDNDEALCIDLAPTQARFTFSQIELISKLVEGKFPDFQRVIPKGYTNTFTIGHGEFQQALMRSAILTSDKFKGVRCLIAPGQLKITSNNAEQEEAQEELEIAYDGASADIGFNVTYLLDVLSNVKADMLQFSLGDSNSSVLLTIPGNEDFKYVVMPMRI, encoded by the coding sequence ATGCAATTGGTTAAGACCGAACGAGAGAAGCTTTTGCGGCCACTGCAAGCTGTCAGCGGAGTCGTGAAGCGCCGTAGCAATACCACCCTGCCTATTTTGACTAACCTGCTGATCACTAAACAGGGCTCGGAGGTATCATTTCTGTCTACTGACCTCGAGCTGCAGATCATGACGCGGGCCGAGTTAAGTTCCGGCACAGAGCAGGGCGCAACCACGGTTGCCGCGCTTAAGTTGGTCGATATCCTGCGGGCTATGCCTGATGGAGAGGTGAGCCTAAACCTCTCTGATAAGCGCCTGACGGTACAATCCGGCAAAAGCCGTTTCGCCTTACAAACGCTTCCAGCGAGTGATTTTCCGACCATTTCGCAAAATCAGGCGTTCGATGCGAGTATCACCATTAGCCAAAAAGCCTTTCGGCAACTGTTGGGTTTTGTGCATTTCGCCATGGCCCAACAAGATATCCGTTACTACTTAAATGGCATGTTGCTCATCGTTGACGGCAGCCAATTGATGGCCGTTGCGACCGACGGCCATCGCCTAGCGTTCGCGTCAACCTCAGTTGAGGGTTCATTTGCACGGCAGGAAGTGATTATCCCTCGCAAAACGATTCTCGAATTACAACGCTTGCTTGAAGATAATGACGAAGCGCTTTGTATCGATCTCGCCCCAACTCAGGCGCGCTTTACTTTTAGCCAAATTGAACTGATTTCTAAATTAGTTGAGGGTAAATTTCCTGATTTCCAGCGCGTCATTCCAAAGGGCTATACTAATACCTTTACCATTGGCCACGGCGAATTCCAGCAGGCTCTAATGCGCTCCGCCATTTTGACATCCGACAAATTTAAGGGCGTGCGTTGCTTAATTGCGCCGGGCCAATTAAAAATTACGTCGAACAATGCAGAGCAAGAAGAGGCTCAAGAGGAGTTGGAAATTGCCTATGATGGCGCGTCAGCCGATATCGGCTTTAACGTAACCTATTTGCTTGATGTACTCTCCAATGTAAAGGCTGACATGCTGCAATTTAGCCTAGGAGACTCTAACTCTAGCGTACTTTTAACGATTCCCGGCAATGAGGATTTTAAATACGTCGTCATGCCAATGAGAATTTAA
- the gyrB gene encoding DNA topoisomerase (ATP-hydrolyzing) subunit B translates to MTDQQQPHADNSYGASSIQILEGLEAVRKRPGMYIGDTSDGTGLHHLVFEVLDNAIDEALAGHCNDIHVTIHADNSISVTDNGRGIPTDIKLNDKHDPKRSAAEIVMTELHAGGKFDQNSYKVSGGLHGVGVSCVNGLSKWLRLVIRRDGKKHFMEFHRGVAQNRVIEQINGEPVSPISVVGTTEQRGTEVHFLADEEIFNNIEFHYDILAKRIRELSFLNNGVRIRLTDLRTGKEDDFAYSGGVKGFVEYINKSKQALHPTIFHTTGEKDNVSIEVAMQWNDSYNENVQCFTNNIPQRDGGAHLTGLRAAMTRVLNKYIESHDQTKKNKTETAGDDMREGLTCVLSVKVPEPKFSSQTKDKLVSSEVRAPVEELVAKALETFLLETPSDAKIICGKILEAARAREAARKAREMTRRKGILEGGGLPGKLADCQERDPAKSEIYIVEGDSAGGSAKQGRDRKFQAILPLRGKVLNVERARFDKLLSSEQIVILITALGCGIGKEDYNLDKLRYHRIIIMTDADVDGAHIRTLLLTFFYRQMPDMIERGYIYIAQPPLYKIKHGKEERYLKDNHELGQHMLRLALQGAELVPAEGAEPLTGDTLGELTRSYLLAEAVIDRLRQMIDAGALEAIMDGVEIDLSSLASAQTSAEMLEAALRAEPLKPEIRVRPIYNETLESHSLRIERSHHGNLKVSVIDEEFLVTSDFQQLRTTAQIFKGLINKGAVIKRGERSIAVSNFKSAMKWLFSDAERNVSKQRYKGLGEMNPSQLWETTMDPTVRRLLRVQLEDAIAADNIFTTLMGDEVEPRRAFIETNALRAKNIDTIG, encoded by the coding sequence ATGACCGATCAGCAACAACCGCACGCCGACAACAGCTATGGCGCCTCGTCGATCCAGATTCTTGAAGGCTTAGAAGCTGTTCGCAAACGGCCTGGAATGTATATTGGCGATACCTCCGATGGCACCGGCCTGCATCATTTGGTATTCGAAGTGCTCGACAATGCTATCGACGAAGCATTGGCAGGTCATTGTAATGATATCCATGTCACGATTCACGCGGATAACTCGATTTCCGTCACCGACAATGGCCGCGGCATCCCGACTGATATCAAGCTCAACGATAAGCATGATCCGAAACGCAGCGCCGCTGAAATTGTGATGACTGAGCTGCACGCAGGCGGTAAGTTTGACCAAAATAGCTATAAAGTATCCGGCGGCTTACACGGCGTGGGCGTATCGTGCGTCAATGGCTTATCAAAATGGCTACGCTTGGTCATCCGCCGTGATGGTAAAAAGCACTTTATGGAATTTCACCGCGGGGTGGCACAAAACCGAGTGATCGAGCAGATCAATGGTGAACCGGTCTCTCCCATCTCCGTCGTGGGCACCACTGAACAACGTGGCACAGAAGTGCACTTTTTAGCCGACGAAGAAATCTTTAACAATATTGAATTCCATTACGATATCCTAGCCAAACGCATACGCGAGCTTTCCTTTTTGAATAATGGCGTGCGTATCCGTCTAACTGACCTACGCACAGGCAAAGAAGATGATTTTGCCTATTCAGGCGGGGTCAAAGGCTTTGTTGAATACATTAATAAATCAAAACAAGCCCTGCATCCAACCATTTTTCACACGACGGGTGAAAAAGACAATGTGAGCATCGAAGTGGCGATGCAATGGAACGACAGCTACAACGAAAACGTACAGTGCTTCACCAACAATATCCCGCAACGCGACGGTGGCGCTCACTTAACGGGCTTACGGGCGGCGATGACGCGAGTCCTCAATAAATACATTGAGAGCCACGATCAAACCAAAAAAAATAAAACCGAAACCGCCGGCGACGATATGCGCGAAGGGCTCACCTGTGTATTATCAGTAAAAGTCCCTGAGCCCAAATTCAGTTCGCAAACAAAAGATAAACTGGTTTCGTCAGAGGTGCGAGCACCCGTCGAAGAATTAGTGGCAAAAGCGCTCGAGACATTTTTGCTGGAAACACCGAGCGATGCAAAAATCATTTGCGGTAAGATTCTTGAAGCCGCACGCGCCCGTGAAGCGGCGCGTAAAGCGCGCGAAATGACGCGACGCAAAGGAATTCTAGAAGGCGGTGGCCTACCTGGCAAACTGGCTGATTGCCAAGAACGCGATCCAGCCAAATCAGAAATCTATATTGTTGAGGGAGACTCGGCTGGCGGCTCCGCCAAGCAAGGGCGCGACCGTAAATTTCAAGCCATTCTACCTTTGCGCGGCAAAGTGCTTAATGTCGAAAGAGCGCGCTTTGACAAACTATTATCGTCAGAACAAATCGTCATTCTGATCACCGCCCTTGGCTGCGGTATCGGCAAAGAAGACTATAACCTCGACAAACTACGCTATCACCGCATCATTATCATGACCGATGCGGACGTTGATGGCGCCCATATCCGCACCCTACTGCTCACCTTCTTCTACCGGCAGATGCCGGATATGATCGAGCGTGGTTATATTTATATTGCGCAACCTCCACTTTACAAAATTAAACATGGCAAAGAAGAGCGCTATCTGAAAGACAACCACGAGTTAGGCCAACATATGCTGCGGCTTGCCCTACAAGGAGCTGAGTTGGTGCCAGCAGAAGGCGCTGAACCACTCACCGGGGATACGCTAGGCGAACTGACACGCTCTTACTTACTCGCCGAAGCAGTGATTGACCGCCTTCGCCAGATGATCGACGCAGGCGCGCTGGAAGCCATTATGGATGGCGTTGAGATTGACTTATCCTCATTAGCATCCGCTCAAACAAGCGCAGAAATGCTCGAAGCGGCATTACGCGCCGAGCCGCTTAAGCCTGAAATTCGCGTACGACCTATCTATAATGAGACCCTTGAATCTCATTCACTACGCATCGAACGCAGCCATCATGGCAATCTAAAAGTCAGCGTCATTGATGAAGAGTTTCTAGTCACATCTGATTTCCAGCAATTAAGAACAACCGCACAAATTTTTAAAGGCTTAATTAACAAGGGTGCTGTGATTAAGCGTGGCGAGCGCAGTATCGCCGTGAGTAATTTTAAGAGTGCGATGAAGTGGCTATTTAGCGATGCTGAGCGCAACGTTAGTAAACAACGTTACAAAGGTCTGGGTGAAATGAATCCAAGTCAGTTGTGGGAAACCACGATGGATCCGACTGTGCGACGTCTGTTACGCGTGCAACTTGAGGATGCGATTGCTGCTGATAATATCTTTACAACTTTAATGGGCGATGAGGTTGAACCACGGCGGGCGTTTATTGAGACGAATGCGTTGCGGGCTAAGAATATTGATACGATTGGGTGA
- a CDS encoding 3-keto-5-aminohexanoate cleavage protein has protein sequence MPISPDRIIEECHLSFQEGAALVHLHTRDTSDKRIEKIPGLGASLSSSGQANHIDLTQFDIIVPALLEQNPGGVINLSTSVRGNKAAFDSPLRRAHLKPYGVRKLVPDIASFSPGPVLFTGGGGYENPPDFIDSQLAHLKAHRIRPEVEVFNLTILNNALTTYKGALEELETPVLFMLVAGVDQQKRGAENGELVDDSLIPLSIRQRISDLLQADDAASQTLATELAIEYLSPITQRIRQCCPASIISMLMPGNMQTILTSVALALDLDGIRIGFEDALTVVDELVPGRIRKASSTSEQVRAIRLALKAQGISVITPAQLRDRLGIPREEVQLFRYGSTSRQLHI, from the coding sequence ATGCCCATTTCTCCCGATAGAATTATCGAGGAGTGCCATCTTTCGTTTCAGGAGGGGGCAGCGCTAGTGCATTTGCACACTAGAGATACAAGTGACAAGCGTATCGAAAAAATTCCCGGCTTAGGCGCTTCTCTGTCAAGCAGTGGACAAGCCAATCACATCGATCTGACACAATTTGACATCATCGTGCCAGCCCTTCTAGAGCAAAATCCTGGCGGTGTAATCAATCTTTCAACAAGCGTACGAGGTAACAAAGCAGCATTTGACAGTCCATTACGACGCGCTCATTTAAAGCCTTATGGTGTGCGCAAACTTGTTCCAGATATTGCGTCATTCAGCCCTGGGCCGGTACTATTTACAGGTGGCGGAGGCTATGAAAATCCTCCAGATTTTATTGATTCGCAATTAGCCCACCTTAAAGCTCACCGTATTCGTCCTGAGGTGGAAGTGTTCAATCTCACCATTTTAAATAACGCACTGACCACTTATAAGGGAGCGTTAGAAGAACTGGAAACACCTGTGCTATTCATGCTAGTGGCAGGCGTTGATCAACAAAAACGGGGAGCAGAAAATGGGGAATTGGTTGATGACTCATTAATTCCTCTTTCTATCCGTCAACGTATCAGCGATCTATTGCAAGCTGATGATGCGGCATCTCAAACCTTAGCAACCGAACTCGCCATAGAATATCTATCGCCCATTACGCAACGCATCCGGCAATGTTGCCCTGCTTCGATTATCTCAATGTTAATGCCGGGTAATATGCAAACTATTTTGACGAGTGTTGCATTAGCACTCGATTTAGATGGCATCCGCATTGGCTTCGAGGATGCACTGACGGTCGTTGACGAACTCGTGCCGGGTCGTATTCGTAAAGCATCCAGCACAAGTGAGCAAGTACGAGCAATTCGACTAGCATTAAAAGCACAAGGAATATCTGTCATCACACCAGCGCAGTTAAGAGATCGACTCGGCATACCCCGTGAAGAGGTTCAATTATTCCGCTACGGTTCAACGAGCCGCCAGCTGCATATTTGA
- a CDS encoding lanthionine synthetase LanC family protein: protein MVAFVFVCAERITFIDFETACQPGIDMLTGLRTPGYTPLGQNAKTEVEFTSDYYSLAAMMLAFAFPANAFFRLVPERVAQIVEELFADASFPEEITQAVVAGLSAHPEHRPTASEMYAKLKSTNWDHAVTTSRPIPLPTRSHIDTTIDGLGSFIASHADLSRDDRLFPCDYRVFGTNPLSLGCGAYGTLFGLHRAGLPINPAWRDWAHRHPITNEHYTPGFLMGQAGIVWVLIELQDIEQASTLLMRARSHPLFDRSHGLFEGQAGWAFSALRLFLETQDEQFLEASTSVADEILSHAHTDATRGLYWPYTDGKVHLGLGYGASGIALVLLYLGLLTKREHYIEAGLRALRHDISYSQDKQDGHGARGWSYTADKPFPTLPYCMYGATSSFRCPLSSSN from the coding sequence ATGGTGGCCTTCGTATTCGTGTGCGCCGAACGGATTACATTTATCGATTTTGAAACGGCATGTCAGCCTGGCATTGACATGTTGACTGGCCTCAGAACGCCAGGCTATACGCCACTTGGTCAGAACGCAAAGACCGAAGTTGAATTCACGAGCGATTATTATTCGCTAGCGGCCATGATGCTGGCGTTCGCCTTTCCGGCAAATGCATTTTTTCGTCTCGTACCCGAGCGCGTTGCGCAGATAGTCGAAGAGCTCTTCGCTGATGCGTCATTTCCTGAGGAAATCACGCAGGCGGTAGTTGCTGGATTGTCTGCACATCCAGAGCACCGCCCAACTGCATCTGAGATGTATGCCAAGCTCAAGTCAACGAACTGGGACCACGCTGTCACCACTTCCCGCCCTATACCCTTGCCAACGCGTAGTCATATTGATACGACAATTGACGGACTGGGCTCCTTCATTGCATCCCATGCTGATCTTTCTCGCGACGATCGTTTATTTCCTTGCGATTACCGCGTGTTCGGCACGAATCCTTTAAGCCTGGGATGTGGCGCGTACGGAACACTCTTCGGACTGCATCGGGCTGGCTTACCAATCAACCCAGCATGGCGTGATTGGGCCCATCGGCACCCCATCACGAACGAGCACTATACGCCCGGCTTCTTGATGGGCCAGGCTGGTATCGTATGGGTGCTTATTGAATTGCAGGATATTGAGCAGGCCAGTACGTTGTTGATGCGAGCACGCTCGCACCCGCTATTTGATCGTTCGCACGGGCTCTTCGAAGGCCAAGCTGGCTGGGCATTCTCCGCACTCCGGCTATTTTTGGAGACACAAGACGAACAGTTTCTAGAGGCATCCACCAGTGTGGCCGATGAAATACTTTCTCACGCACACACGGATGCCACACGCGGCCTATATTGGCCCTATACCGATGGCAAAGTGCATCTTGGTCTTGGTTACGGTGCATCCGGCATTGCGCTTGTATTGCTCTACTTAGGGTTACTCACTAAGCGCGAGCATTATATTGAGGCCGGATTGCGCGCGCTGCGTCATGACATTTCGTACAGTCAAGACAAGCAAGACGGCCACGGCGCGCGAGGTTGGTCATATACAGCAGATAAACCCTTTCCTACCTTGCCCTACTGTATGTACGGGGCAACATCATCTTTCAGATGCCCCCTTTCCTCCAGCAATTGA
- a CDS encoding cytochrome P450: MKTFKDLPAPRGIPLLGNAHQLDKKAIHLSLEKWSREFNHEPYRFQLAKLRFVVLSKPEQVRHVLKNRPTVFRRMREMSKIFDEVGFSSIFTKEGDEWRRQRPMLIPAFTKKSLISFIPQISRKAILLRERLQKKTNGEPIEIQNDFRCFSVDVGCLLVFGIDLKSLENNDNHILHTFHNVVNRMNQRLRSILPYWRVVKMPADRKFDESIEELKQMVIHIARDVQGKMRRNENVGEHCILHTMLEATDSGENALSDDDLFANMMILVLGSEGTTAAMLSWLCLYLSQDDDLQRRLREEVSGFDMETVDYDALNNLPLTEAVIEETFRIRSTVPALVVEALEDTMIDDLFVEKGTRIFTLTRVDGIKNLENDMVFNPGRWLNDDATPIDLKEMRQKQFPFGYGPRTCPGASLSNLEMKIVLAMLVKHFKLEIVDKDAVEEIYTTSAVPQNLRIRLVALPEGHEHAVPVGSC, from the coding sequence ATGAAGACATTTAAAGATTTGCCGGCACCGCGAGGCATTCCTCTACTGGGCAACGCCCATCAGCTCGACAAGAAGGCCATACACCTGTCGCTCGAAAAGTGGTCGAGGGAATTTAATCATGAACCCTATCGTTTTCAATTGGCAAAATTAAGATTCGTCGTTTTAAGTAAACCTGAGCAAGTACGGCATGTCCTGAAAAATCGACCTACCGTGTTTCGTCGGATGAGGGAGATGTCGAAGATCTTCGATGAAGTCGGTTTCAGCAGCATCTTCACCAAGGAAGGTGACGAATGGCGGCGGCAACGGCCGATGCTGATACCTGCGTTCACCAAGAAAAGCCTCATCTCGTTCATTCCGCAGATCTCCCGGAAGGCGATTCTGCTTCGCGAACGTTTACAGAAAAAGACCAACGGCGAGCCGATCGAAATTCAGAATGATTTCAGATGCTTTTCGGTCGACGTCGGCTGCCTGCTGGTCTTCGGCATTGACCTGAAGAGCCTGGAGAATAACGATAATCACATTCTCCACACGTTTCACAACGTCGTGAATAGGATGAACCAACGTCTGCGGAGTATTCTGCCTTATTGGCGGGTAGTCAAAATGCCCGCCGACCGGAAGTTCGACGAATCCATCGAAGAGTTGAAGCAGATGGTCATACACATAGCGCGGGACGTCCAGGGAAAAATGCGAAGAAACGAAAATGTCGGCGAGCACTGCATCTTGCACACTATGCTAGAAGCGACCGACAGCGGGGAGAACGCGCTTTCCGATGACGATCTGTTCGCCAACATGATGATTCTCGTCCTCGGCAGCGAAGGCACAACGGCGGCGATGTTGAGCTGGCTGTGCCTGTATCTTAGCCAGGATGACGATCTCCAGAGGCGACTGAGGGAAGAGGTCAGCGGCTTCGACATGGAAACGGTCGACTATGACGCCCTCAATAATCTGCCGTTGACGGAGGCGGTGATCGAAGAAACCTTCCGGATCAGGTCGACCGTTCCCGCGCTCGTTGTGGAGGCGCTCGAGGATACGATGATCGACGATCTTTTCGTGGAAAAGGGCACCCGAATCTTCACTCTGACTCGGGTGGATGGCATCAAGAACCTCGAAAACGACATGGTGTTCAACCCTGGGAGATGGCTAAACGACGATGCTACTCCGATTGACCTGAAGGAGATGAGGCAAAAGCAGTTTCCGTTCGGATACGGGCCGCGGACTTGTCCCGGGGCGTCATTGTCAAACCTCGAGATGAAAATCGTGTTGGCCATGCTAGTGAAGCACTTCAAGCTCGAGATTGTCGACAAGGACGCCGTAGAGGAAATATACACAACGTCGGCGGTGCCGCAGAACCTCAGGATCCGGCTTGTGGCGTTGCCGGAAGGGCATGAACACGCCGTCCCCGTTGGAAGCTGTTGA